In Gossypium arboreum isolate Shixiya-1 chromosome 5, ASM2569848v2, whole genome shotgun sequence, a single genomic region encodes these proteins:
- the LOC108451706 gene encoding uncharacterized protein LOC108451706 codes for MENEFLSKVEDNTAVRAWSEKLQTEKGDSLAEGYTSELQNFTCIIVTQNEQQELKDIWTSWDEGTKQLFYQSYGDIPYLLDVKVDKRLFRGIAQFWNAAYNCFTFREVDLVPTLKEYTTLLRSSKAQARKIYAKITNSQTFVKRLVNISGMSESWVTVRIQQKGDSKCIPWENLRDLILTHLDEKKRVQIFALSIYGLVIFPRALRRVDEAVTDLFDRLGKGVTPVPAILAETCRSLSMCRKAGEGRFISCAQLLMVWFHWHFWKVDKVSYRVFSEGYSPLKEEIAMQMRDDISEEKRMEILQNLKEDDVEWRAFWMYKSRQFILTTHGLAQCELLYKRGHYRKKVRELSDAWRQMHRMKRLTVGSMVTPEYNRWFRKRVNDNIPRLSLESARPMEKQLQIALSELEIINQDFEKKSFEFRKKIEQLEEEKMHLKLEVEIQKSETEKLQKRKGKVEEDLESLKTDYKKLCLSMRTTGLGKTSEQWCQEV; via the exons atggagaatgaatttcttagtaaagttGAGGATAATACGGCCGTCCGTGCATGGTCAGAGAAGTTGCAAACCGAGAAAGGGGATAGCCTGGCAGAAGGATATACATCAGAGTTGCAGAATTTTACCTGCATCATTGTGACACAGAACGAGCAGCAGGAGTTGAAGGATATATGGACTAGTTGGGATGAGGGCACTAAACAGTTGTTCTACCAAAGTTATGGTGATATACCGTACTTACTTGATGTTAAGGTGGATAAGCGTTTGTTCCGAGGTATAGCTCAATTTTGGAATGCCGCTTATAATTGTTTCACATTTAGAGAAGTAGATTTGGTTCCTACCTTAAAAGAATACACTACTTTGTTGAGGAGTTCAAAGGCTCAAGCCAGGAAAATTTATGCTAAGATTACTAATAGTCAAACTTTTGTGAAGAGGTTGGTGAATATTTCGGGGATGAGTGAATCTTGGGTCACTGTTCGAATTCAACAGAAGGGGGATAGCAAGTGTATTCCTTGGGAAAATTTGAGAGATTTGATTTTGACACACCTAGATGAGAAGAAAAGGGTTCAAATTtttgccttaagcatctatgGGTTGGTGATTTTTCCTAGGGCTTTAAGACGTGTTGATGAGGCAGTAACTGATTTGTTTGATCGTCTCGGGAAAGGAGTCACACCTGTACCTGCAATACTGGCCGAGACGTGTAGATCTTTGAGCATGTGCCGGAAGGCCGGGGAAGGTCGATTTATTAGCTGCGCACAGTTGTTAATGGTATGGTTTCATTGGCATTTTTGGAAAGTAGATAAGGTATCGTACCGAGTTTTCTCCGAAGGCTACTCCCCGTTAAAAGAAGAGATAGCAATGCAAATGAGAGATGATATTTCAGAAGAGAAACGGATGGAAATTCTCCAAAATCTCAAGGAAGATGATGTAGAGTGGAGGGCTTTCTGGATG TATAAGTCGAGGCAGTTCATACTTACGACACACGGATTGGCTCAGTGTGAACTTCTATATAAAAGAGGCCACTATAGGAAGAAGGTTCGAGAATTGTCTGATGCTTGGAGGCAGATGCACAGGATGAAAAGGTTGACTGTTGGCTCTATGGTAACACCCGAATATAATAGATGGTTTAGAAAAAGGGTCAATGACAATATTCCTAGACTGAGTTTGGAAAGCGCTCGACCAATGGAGAAACAGTTACAAATTGCCCTGTCGGAGTTGGAAATTATAAATCAGGATTTTGAGAAAAAGAGTTTTGAGTTCAGGAAGAAGATTGAGCAGTTGGAAGAAGAGAAGATGCACTTGAAGTTAGAAGTGGAGATTCAAAAGTCAGAGACAGAAAAGCTACAGAAAAGGAAAGGTAAAGTTGAGGAAGATTTGGAAAGTTTGAAAACAGATTATAAGAAGCTGTGTTTATCAATGAGAACTACTGGGTTAGGAAAGACTTCGGAACAATGGTGCCAAGAGGTTTGA